GGGGCCGGCAAGACCGCGCTGGTGCAGGGTATCGGCGCCGGGCTGGGGGTGCGGGGGCCGATCACCTCGCCCACCTTCGTGATCGCCCGGGTGCATCGGGGGCCGGTGCCGCTGGTGCACGCCGACGCGTACCGGCTGGGCGACCGGCCCGACCCGCGTGCCGAGATCGACGACCTGGACCTGGACGCCGCCGCCGACGAGGCGGTCACCGTGGTGGAGTGGGGCGCCGGGCTGGTCGAGCAGCTGAACGAGGAGTACCTGCTGGTCCGCATCGACCGGCTGGACGACGACACCCGAGTGATCGAACTGGTCCCGCACGGCGGCGACTGGGCCCGACGACTGGAGAGAATGTGAACCTGACCGAGCTGCTCCCCCCGCAGTGGCGCGCCGAGCTGGCCCCCTTCCTGGACGAGAAGGCGACCGCCGCGCTCGGCGAGTTCGTCGCCGCGGAGTACGCCGAGCACACCGTCTACCCGCCGGTGGAGGACCTGTTCTCGGCGTACCGGCTGTGCCTGCCGGAGCAGACCCGGGTGCTGATCCTGGGC
This window of the Actinoplanes oblitus genome carries:
- the tsaE gene encoding tRNA (adenosine(37)-N6)-threonylcarbamoyltransferase complex ATPase subunit type 1 TsaE, coding for MKLTTVEETKAFGRRLAAVLRPGDLVLLTGPLGAGKTALVQGIGAGLGVRGPITSPTFVIARVHRGPVPLVHADAYRLGDRPDPRAEIDDLDLDAAADEAVTVVEWGAGLVEQLNEEYLLVRIDRLDDDTRVIELVPHGGDWARRLERM